CCTTGCAAAACGACGCATCCCCTCCGATGTGCGAACACCCAAAAAAAACGCCCCTTCCTGCGAAGGGGCGTCTCGGGTGCTGCGGAAACGGCAGACTCAGCGCTTGGCTTCGTCGGCGTTCTTCTTTGCTTCATCGGCCACGTCGCGTGCCTTGTCGGCCACCTTCTGCGCGGCATCGGCGGTGGCGTCGCTGGCGTGCACGCCTGCATCCTTGGCGGCCGTCTTGGCTTCGCCAGCCGCTTCGGAGGTGGCTGCCGCGGCGCGGTCGAGCGCCTGCTGGGTTTCCGCAGCGGCGCGCTCGGAGGCGGCAGCGGCATCGTCGGCGGCGTTGCGCGTGGAGGCGGCGGCCTTGTCCACCGCTTCGCGTGCGGCGGCGTTGGCGCTGTCGGCGGCCTGCGCGGCGTCATCGCGCGCCTTCTCCGCTTCCGGGCCTTTGCATGCGGCCAGGCCGAGCAGCAGGGAGGCGGCCAGCAGGGACGTGGTGAACGGACGAATCTTCATGGCGGTCTCCAGTACGGTGATCGTAGGGGAGGCCAGCCTATTCATGCCTGCGTGAAGACAGGGTCGGTGCGCACCGGCCATGCCCCCGGCCGGATCGCGCCCAAAGAAAAAGCCGCTGGCGAACCAGCGGCTTCTTCAGACTTGCGTGAAGAAAGAAGTTATTACTTCTTGGCTTCTTCAGCAGCGTCCTTGGCCTGTTCGGCGGTGGCTTCACCGGCCTTGGCAGCGTCTGCAGCGGTGTCGGCAGCAGCGTCGGTGGCAGCAGCGCCAGCCTGAGCAGCGGCGTCAGCCGAGGTGTTGGCAGCGGTGGCAGCGGTGTCGGCAGCAGCCTGGGCAGCGTCGGCGGTCTGGGCGCCAGCAGCAGCGGCCTGGTCGGCGGCGACCTGGGCGTCAGCGGCAGCTTCGTTGGCCGAAGCAGCGGCGTCAGCAGCCTGTTCCTGCTTCGAGCAGGCGGTCAGAGCCAGGCCCAGGGCCATCGCGATCAGCAGCTTGTTGATGCTCATTTGTGTGAATCCTCGTCGTTAGATTAGGCAACGCGCTATTGCGCGCCCGGCAACATGATGACAAGCCACGTTTGGCTGTCAAGCGATCGCGCATTCATTTTTGCGAAATGCGCGTTAAGTTCAATCAAATCAATTCGATGGCAATGGCCGTGGCTTCGCCGCCGCCGATGCACAGGGTAGCGATGCCGCGCTTTCCGCCGCGCGTGCGCAATGCGTTGACCAGCGTCACCACCAGGCGCGCGCCGGAAGCGCCGATCGGATGGCCCAATGCGCAGGCACCGCCGTTGACGTTGACCTTCTCGTGCGGGATGCCCAATTCACGGATCGGCGCCATGGCCACCACCGCAAACGCCTCGTTGATTTCGAACAGATCGACCTGGTCCAGACTCCAGCCCGCTTTTTCCAGCACCTTGTGCAGGGCGCCGATGGGGGCGGTGGTGAACCATTCCGGTTCCTGGGAATGCGTGGCGTGGGCCACGATCCGTGCCAGCGGCGTCACCCCGCGTGCAGCGGCGTCTTCTTCGCCCAGCAGCACCAGCGCGGCGGCGCCGTCGGAAATGCTCGAAGAGCTGGCCGCAGTGACCGTGCCGTCCTTCTTGAAGGCCGGACGCAGGGTCGGGATCTTGGCGATGTCCGAGCGGCTCGGCTGTTCGTCCTGGCTGAATTCAACCTCGCCCTTGCGGCCGGCCACCTTCACCGCAACGATTTCGTCGTCGAAGGCACCGGCGGCCTGCGCGGCCTGGGCGCGACGCACCGATTCGATGGCGAACGCATCCTGTTCCTCGCGGCTGAACTGGTACTTGTCCACCGTGCATTCGGCGAATTCACCCATCGCCTTGCCGTCGTAGGCATTGACCAGGCCGTCGTGGGCCATGTGGTCGACCGCCTGGAAGTTGCCGAAGCGGTTGCCGGTGCGCGAGTTGGGCAGCAGGTGCGGCGCATTGGACATCGATTCCATGCCTCCGGCCACCACGATGCTGGCCGACCCGGCCTTGATCAGGTCGTGCCCCAGCATGATGGCCTTCATGCCCGAACCACACACCTTGTTGAGCGTGGTGGCGCCGGTGGAGACCGGAATGCCCGCCGCGATCGCGGCCTGGCGCGCCGGTGCCTGGCCCAGGTTGGCCGGCAGCACGCAGCCCATGATGACTTCGGACACATCGCCCGCTGCGATACCGGACTGCTGCAGTGCCGCCGCGATGGCGCTGGCGCCCAGGGTCGGGGTGGGCACGCCGGTGAACTGGCCCAGGAAGGAACCGATGGCGGTGCGTTTGGCAGCGGCGATGACGATGTTGGACATGGGCAATCTCGTTGGTGCGTGAGCAGGTTTCAAGAGTGGGACCGCGTGCCATTGGCGGCAGCGGGTTTTCCCGGCAGACTGCGGACTACCGGCCAAGTATAGAGGCTTGGCACTGGCCGCCGGGTCAGGTCCAGGAGGACCGATCGGCGGCGATACCACCACGTCAACGGGGATGCAGGGATGAACAAGGCAGCAGTGGGGCGGTCGGTGCTGGTCACGGCCATGGCAGCGGTACTGGGCGCCTGTGGCGGTGGGGGCGGCGGTAACAATGTGCGCGTGGATCCGCCACCGGTGTCGCCCCCGCCCACTACGCCGCCGACCACGCCCCCGGTCACCCCGCCCACGCCCCAGCAGCCCGCGTTCGACGCGCACCTTGCCATCACCCAGGCCGGTGCGGCGCGCACCGCGGGCCTGGATGGCACCGGCGTGCGTATCGGCGTGGTTGATTCCGGCGTGATGCGCAACCATCCCACGCTGGCGGGCCGGGTGTTGGCCAACTACACCTACATCGATCCGCGCACCAACAACCTCAATGTCGACGACGTGGTCGGCCATGGCACGGCAGTGGCTGAACTGGCGGCCGGCAAGGCGCTCGGCAGCTGGCCCGGTGGCATCGCGCCCGGTGCACAGATCGTGTCGGCGCGCATCATCGCCGACCAGCGCCCCACCGACGACGGCTCGGGCAGCGGCAATGAAGTAAACGGCGCACTGGGCCTGGACCAGGTCCACCAGGACCTGATCAGCCAGGGCGTGAAGGTCATGAACAACTCGTGGGGCGGTCTGTACTGGACCAACCCGGCGGCCACCGCGCCCATCGCCCAGGAGTACCGCCCCTTCATCATCGCCAATGGCGGGTTGGTGGTGTTCGCCACCGGAAACGAGAGCAAGCCCAATCCCTCCAGCATGGCGGCGCTGCCCAGCCAGGCCGGTCCGGGCGGCACGCTGCCGGCGGCCGACCTGGAGCGCGGCTGGCTCAGCGTGACCGCGGTGGATTCCACCGATCCCAGCAAGCTGGCGTCCTACGCCAATGCCTGCGGTGTCGCCGCGCGGTATTGCCTGGCCGCCCCCGGCGCGGCGGTGTACGTCGACCCGGCGTCCACCAGTGCAACGCCGAACTACCTGTGGAACTACGGCACCTCCTTCGCCGCCCCGCTGGTATCCGGCGCAGCGGCGCTGGTGTGGCAGAAGTACCCGTATTTCAGCAACGATCTGGTGCGCCAGACCCTGCTGGGTACGGCCACCGATCTTGGCGCGTCCGGCGTGGACAGTACCTTCGGTTACGGCCTGCTCAACATCGCCAAGGCAATCAATGGGCCGGGCCGCCTGGACTGGGGCAACACCACGGTCAACGTCAACCAGGCGGGGCTGAACTCGGTCTGGAGCAACAGCATCACCGGCAGCGGCGGGCTGATCAAACAGGGTGTCGGTGCGCTGGGCCTGTCCGGTACCAACACCTACACCGGTGCCACGCGGATCGAGCAGGGCACGCTGGCGCTGCGCGATGGCGGGTCAATCACCTCCAACGTGCTGGTGGTGGCCCAGGGCGGCAGCCCGAACAACGCGGCGCTGCAGTTCATGACCGGAACCAGCCGGGTGAAGGGCGATGTCGACAACGGCGCCAGCGTCATCGTGCGCGATGCCAACAGCTCGGCTACCATCGAGGGCAACTACACCCAGCGCGCCGGCGCGCAGCTGATGATCGCGCTGGGAGCCGGCCCGCTCAATGTCACCGGCAGCGCGGCCCTGGCCGGCAATGTGCATGTGAGCAGCATCGTCAGCGGCTACGTGCCTGCCAACGGTCGCACCCAGACGGTGCTGCAGGTTGGCCAGGGCATCAGCGGGCAGTTCGATGGGGTCACCCACAGTCTGGCCCAGGCCACGTTGCTGCAGATGTCGCTGCAACAGAGCGCCACCACCGTCACGCTGACTACCGACCAGATCAACATCACCAGCGCCAGCCTCAGTGCCGGCGTGGGCGGGGCTGCGCTGGCGTCGGCGGCGCGGGTGGAGACCGCATTTGAAGTGCTCGATGGCGGCAGCATGGCCGGCAGTGCCTTCGCCAATGGTGCAGGTCAACTGCAGCAGGTGCAGGGCAACCAGGCACTGCAGGCCAGCCTGGACAGCCTGTCGGGCAAGGCCCACGCGCTGGCCACCGCGGCCACCTTCGACAGCGTCGACCTCAACCGCCGCGCGCTGTCGGCGCGATTTGGCCAGGTGCAGGGCGCACCCCGTCTGCGCGGTGCCTGGCAGAACCAGCTCGGCGAGGTCGGGCAGGGCAGCTTCTCTGCCAGCGGCGCCGACACCCGCGGCTGGATGATGGGCCAGGACATGGCCTTTGGCAGCAACGGTGTGCTTGGCTTCGCCTTTGGCGAGACCCGCACGCACAACAGCCGCGACTGGGGCAGTGACCGTGGCCGTGATCGCCAATCGCAGGCGCAGGTGTATGCCGGCTGGGGCACGGGGCGAGCCTATGCGCTTGGCCAGCTGGGCGCCGGCCAGTTCACGCGGGAAATCGATCGCCAGCTGCTGCTCGGTGCCGGCCAGTACGGGGTCAATGCCCGTTACGGCGGCCAGTTCACGGCGTCCAGCGTGGAAACCGGCTATCGCCTCGGCGATGGCCGCGCCTCGTTGACCCCGTACCTGGGGGCCGACTACGCCCGCGTGGACAGCGACCGCTTCAGCGAACAGGGCGGGCTGGGCTTCGGCCTGCGCACCCAGGGCGGGGTGAGCACGCGCAGCCAGGCACTGGCCGGCGTGCGCGCCGAACGTCAGTGGGGCAGCTGGGCGCTGCGCGGCTATGCCGAATGGCAGCAGCTGCTGTCCAGTGATGGGCTGGTGCAGGACGCCAGCTTTGTCGGCGTGGATGCCTGGGCGCCGATGGCGGGCCTGCAGCCGGCGCGGTCGGGTGGGCTGTTCGGCCTGTCGGTGGAATCGTGGCTGACCCGCAACACGCGGGTGGCGTTCGGTTACGACCAGCGCTTCGGGCCGCGCGGTGACCTGAGCCAGGTGGCGCTGCGCTACTCGGCTGCCTTCTGAGCACCCGGCCGCTGTCGGGGCGACCAACGTAACGGTCTGAAACGCAGAAGGGCGCGATGCAATCGCGCCCTTCTTCATGGTGCGGCAGAGCGGCTCAGTTGCCGCGCAGCGTGCCCAGTCGCGGCGTGGCCCGGCCCAGCGGCATCTTCAGCTTGCCGATGGAATGGATGCGCGTTTCGGCGATCTTGTCGGCCGCCCGCTGGGGCGCGATGCCCTCCTGCTGGGACAGGGCGAAGATCCGGCCGAGGTTGTGGTAAATGCTGCGGATCAGACGCATCGCGCGTTCGCGGTTGTAGCCGTCGATTTCCAGCGAGACATTCATCACCCCGCCCGCGTTGACCGCATAGTCCGGGGCATACAGGATGCCGCGCGCATGCAGTTCATCGCCGACCTCCAGGCTGGAGAGCTGGTTGTTGGCGGTGCCGCAGACGATCTTGCACTTCAACCGGGCCAGGGTCTGCGGGTTGATCGCCCCTTCCAGCGCGCACGGGGCGAACACATCGGCGTTGACGTCGTAGATGTCGTCCGGCTTCACGGCCTCGGCGCCGTATTCGGTGACCGCACGTTCGACCCGCGCGCTGTCCAGGTCGGTGACGAACAGCTTGGCGCCCCGGTCGCGCAGCAGCTTCACCAACTCCATGCCGATGTGGCCCAGGCCCTGCACCGCGATGCTGGTCTTGCCCACTTCTTCATGGCCCAGCTTGTGCTGCATCGAGGCCATCAGCGCCTGCAGCGCGCCATAGGCGGTGAACGGGGCCGGATCGCCGGAGCCGCCATGGACCTGGTGCACGCCGGTGACGTACTCGCTTTCCAGGTAGATGTTTTCCATGTCGTTGACATCGGTGCCCACGTCCTCGGCGGTGATGTAGCGCCCGCCGAGCGAGTCGACGTAGCGGCCGAACGCGCGGAACAGCACCTCGCTCTTGTCCTGGCGCGGGTCGCCGATGATCACCGCCTTGCCGCCACCCACGTTCAGCCCGGCCAGGGCGTTCTTGTAGGTCATGGTGCGGCTCAGGCGCAGCGCGTCGGCCAGCGCATCATCGGTGCTGGCGTACGGGCGCATGCGCACGCCACCCAGGGCAGGGCCCAGGGTGGTGTTGTGGATGGCGATGATCGCCCTCAGGCCGGCATCGCGGTTGTGGCAGAACACCACTTGTTCGTGACCGGAAGTTTCGAGGGTTTCAAATAACATGGTGGCTCCGATGGGGCGAACGGCTGGGAACAGCGTCGAACGCACCAGCAAAAGGTGGGTTGTAAAACAAAAAAAGCGACTTCGTCGGATCGGGGGACGGGTCGCGCGGCGCCATTCTAGTGCATTCCGCCGGAGGGTGTTGTCAGGGCTTGCCCCGACCCCGCGACAGGCATCGGCCCCGGTTGCGACGGCACGGGCCATTAAAGTTGCTGAAGATGGCGCCGATGCCGTGGCAACGGTGCGCAGTACCAGCAATGCCAGGACGGACGACGTGGGTGCAGTGACAACACAGAAGCAGTGCCGCCCAAGGCGGCCGCGCGGATGGACATGAACGTGATCGTGGCGGCGGGGCTGGCGGGAGCGGTCGCGTTGGGCGTGGCGGTGACCTGGCAGCGCAGGTGGCGCGCCTCCGCGCCGGCGGGGGCCGCGCGTGCGCGTGCGCCCGTGACGCTACCGACTGCGCAGCCCGGCACTGTCACCGCTACTGCCCCCGCCGAGGCGCTGCAGGCGGGCCTGCACGCATTGGCGCTGGTGCGGCGCAGTGGCGACACCGCCGCCGACGACCGGCACCACGATGGCGCGCTGCACGCGGCGGTGGTGGCGGCACTGGAGCAGCGCGACTGGTCGGCCCGGCAGCTGCCCCGGCGCCCGCAACTGCTGCCGCAGTTGATCCAGACGGTCAACGACAGCGACGCTTCGGCCCGCGCGATGGCCGCCATCATCGGCCAGGACCCGGTGTTGACCGGCAACCTGCTGCGCATTGCCAACAGCCCGGTGTACCGCCTGCAGTCCAAGCCGGTGGACAGCCTGCAGCGGGCGGTGACGCTGGTGGGTACCGAGGGTATCCGCCTGATCATCAGCGCGGTGCTCGTGCAGCCGGTGATGCAGGTGCACTGCGAGGCCTTCCCGCAGTTCGGCACGGTGATCTGGGAGCACGCGCTGCTTGCCTCGCGCGCGGCGGCCGATCATGCGCGGCTGGTGACCCATGAAGACGCGTTCGCCGCGCAGTGGCTGGGGCTGACCCAAGGCCTGGGCGCGGCGTTGGTGATGCGGCAGTTGCTGGACGCCTGCGCCGCGCAGGACGGGGCGCTGCCATCGCGCGCGCTGGCCATGCAGTTGCTGGATGCCTGGACCTTGCCCGTGGCCGGGCGCATCGCGGCGGCCTGGGAACTGCCGGGTGCGGTGCACGAAGCGCTGCTGCGCGACGCCGGCACTGCCGAGGGAGGATTGTCGGCCAGCCTGCGCTTCGCGCGGGCGGCGGCCGCCGCCAGCCTGCTGTGCCGGCATGGCCGGATCGGCCAGGCCCAGGCGCTGGCCATCCTGGAACAGCAGCACGGCACCCCGCCGCACGCGCTGCAGTGGATCTGGCGGCGCCTGCATGGGCGCGCGGTGGAAACCCTGGACGCCGACGAGGCGGAGGCCTGAGGGCAGGGCGGGGCGCAGACGGCGTCTGCCGCCAGCGCCCGGTTACAGCTGTGATTCCAGCGGCAGCCAGCTGATGGCGCGTGCGCTGGCCCGCAGCCAGAACGAGGTGTCCGGTTCCCGATCGAGCAGTACCGGTGGCTGGGCGGCCCGATCCAGCCAGCGCACCCGGTCCTGTGCGTCCAGCGTTACCCAGTAGCTCTGCGCCGGGTCGGCCAGACGCAGGTACTCGGCACGCAGTTGCGCGCCCAGCACCGCATCGTCGAACAGCACGCCCATCTCGGTGTTGAGGTAGGCCGAGCGTGGGTCGAGGTTGAACGAGCCGACGAAACCGCGCCGGTCATCCAGCAGGAAGGCCTTGGTGTGCAGGCTGGCCCCGCTGCTGCCGAACAGGCCGCTGCGGTCGCCATAGCCGTGCGCCTTCAGTTCGTAAAGGTGCACGCCACTGCGCAGCAGGGGTGCCCGGTAGTGCATGTAGCCCCCGTGTACGGCGGCGACGTCGTTGGCCGCCAGCGAGTTGGTCACCACCCCGACCAGGGCGCCGCGCTTGACCATGGCGCCCATGCCGTCGGTGCCTTCCTCACCGGGCACGAAGTACGGCGAGATCAGCAGCGCCTTGTGGCGGGTGGCCTGCATCTCGCTGACCAGCCGGGTGACCAGCCAGTTCGACGTGTCATCGCGGCGGTGCTTCATGGCCGGGTCGGAGACGATCTCCACGTTCGGTGACCAGTGCAGCTCGACCGCGTCGCGGTAGTACGAGCGCGCCGACTGCGATTGCTGGACACGGCGCAGGTACGGCTGGGCGACATCGCGCCTGGCTTCGTTCTCGGATTCGCGCACCAGCAGGCGCAGCTGGGCCGGGGTGTGGAAGGCCAGCGCGGCGATTGGAACGGCGGTTTCGCTGTTCCAGTACTCGTCAAAAATACGGTTGGCCTGGTCTACCGCATGACCGGCAACCAGCAGGTCCAGATCGCGGAAGTTCACATCCGACCGCGCGCTGAAATACTCTTCGCCGATGTTGCGGCCGCCGACGATGGCCACGCGACCATCGGCGATCCATGCCTTGTTGTGCATACGATGGTTGACGCTGAAAAAGCGCTGCACCATTTCCACCAGCCGCCACAGCCCGGTGCGGTTGCGGAAGGGGTTGTAGAGGCGGATTTCGATGTTGGGATGTTCATCGAGCGCCATCAGCAGGGCATCCTTGTCCTGGGCATTCATGTCATCGAGCAGCAGGCGCACCCGCACGCCGCGTTCGGCGGCCTGGTACAGGGACTGCGCCATCAGGTGGCCGATCAGGTCGTCGTGCCAGATGTAGTACTGCAGGTCCAGGCTGCGGCCGGCATGGGCGGTGATGACGGCGCGCGCGGCGTAGGCATCCAGCCCGTCGGCCAGGAAGGCGACACCGCTCTGGTCGGGGTGGCTGGCCTGCAGGCGGGTCAGTTCGCGGTCGATGACAGTCTGCGCCGGCTGGACCGGCAGTACGCTGCTGGGGGCGCCCATCGCCTTCGGGGTCAGGTGGTCGGCCAGCAGCAAGCCGCTGAGCACCAACAGCACCAGCACCGCGAGCACGATTCCCAGCCAGCGCAGCATCCGGCGCCAGAGCGGTTTTCGTTCAGTCATGTGCCGATGCTAAGCCGGGCGTGCGTGCACGGCGAGTGCCGGGCGCGCACGGCCGCATCAGAAGCGTTCGTCGGGCGCGAGGTAGCGCCACTGGCCGGGCACCAGCTTGCCCATGGCGACGCGGCCGATGCGCAGGCGGCGGACGCTGACGACGTCGAGCCCGACCTGGCGGCACATGTCGCGCAGCTGGCCGGGCTGTACGGGTTTGATGGCAAAGCGCAGGCGGGTTTCGTTCTGCCAGCTGACCTTGCATGGGGGCAGGGGCCAGTTGCGGAAGCTGAGGCCATGGGCGAGGCGCTTCATGCCATAGGGCGCCAGTTCGCCACTGACTTCGACCAGATATTCCTGTTCGAGGGTGGCGCCGCGATCCTTGAGGTGGGACACGACGCGGCCGTCCTGGCTGACGACGACCAGGCCGCTGTCTTCGTCGGCAAGGGGCATGACCAGTTGCAGGGCGTGGAAATGGCGCTGGAGGAGGGTGACGCCGGTGGCGTCCAGTTCGCTGTGGCTGTCGGGGGTGACCAGGGCGCACAGTTCGTCGGCACGCATGCCGGCGGGTTTGTGCAGGAGCATGCTGACGGTTTCGGTGCGGGTGGCTTCGGCGTTGTCGCGCAGGACGATGGTTTCGTCGGTGACCAGGGTCTGCGGTTGTTCGACGACCGTGCCGTCCACGGTGACCCAGCCGCCTTCGATGTAGCGCTGGGCGTCGCCACGGGAGCAGCCGATGAGGCTGGTCAGGCGTTTGTCGAGTCGGATCGGGTCGGTCATGGGGCTGGCAACGAAAAGCGGGATACGGGCGAGGAGTGTACTGGGTGTGGGTGGGTGGGGGGGGGTGGGCCCGGCTGGGCCGGAGACGGAGCCGGAGCCGGAGCTAACAGCCAAAGCCACAGCCACAGCCGGTTGGCCGGGCGGCTTGGGTTGGCTGGGGGTGGGTTGGCGGGACACGCCGTGAATCCATCCCTGGAGGCTCGTGGGCGCCATCCATGGCGCCCAACGGTCCCGCCAACCCACCCACCCCCAGCCCCGACAGTTGGCTGGTGGCCTTTTGGGGGAGGCAACGGCGGATGGCGATCGGACGGCTTTTGGGCCGGCGGGTGACTTGGTGGCTGGGTGCTCGGCCGGAAGGCCGAAGCTGATGTCTGATCTGAATCTGGTTTTTTGGATTTGATTTCTAATATGAATTCAATTTGAAATTGAATTTGAAATTGAAATATAAATTTGAATAGAAATTCAAATTAAAATTCAGATTGAAATCGAATTCTGAGCTTTGGCTCTGGCTTGGCTTTTTCCTGCTTTCGCCCCCGCTTCTAGCTCTTCATAGGCCACCGGCGGTCTGTCTGGGGTGGGGGTGTGTGGGTTCGCGGGACCCTGAGCCGCATGGATGCGGCGACGGAGCTTACATGGACGTACTTGCAGCGTGTCCCGCGAATCCACACACACCCACCCAATCCAGCGATCGTTGCGCCAGAAGCAGTTGCGGTTGCGGTTGCGGTTGCTGTTGCTGTTGCTTCGGCTCCGCTTCGGCTCCGCTTTGGCTTTGCGCGGAGCCGGCCAGCGGCCGGCACTACCTGACAGCCGGCCAGCGGCCGGCACTACCGCGCACCCACCGGCCAGCGGCCCGCAGCAGCGCGTCGGGTGGTCAGCGGGTGGGGCGCTCCAGGTGGGTCAGGTACAGGCGCAGATCGAATTCCAGCTGGTGGTAATCCGCTTCCATGTGCGTGCACAGCTGGTAGAACGCCTTGTTGTGGTCCGATTCCTTCAGGTGGGCCAGCTCGTGCACTACGATCATCTTCAAGAAGGGCGCTGGGGCCTCGCGGAAAACCGTCGCGATCCGGATCTCGCGGCTCGCCTTCAACCGGCTCCCCTGAACCCGTGACACCGTCGTGTGCGTGCCCAGCGCATGTTTCAGCACCTGCAGCCGGCTGTCGTAGACCACCTTGGACAACGGCGCCGACTGCCGCAGATAGCGCTCCTTCAGCCCCTGCGTGTAGTCGTACAACTGCCGATCGTTGCGCACCGTGTGCAGGTCCGCGTAGCGCTTTTCCAGCCACGGCCCCAGGCGGTCGCCCGCGATCAGCTCGCGCACCTGCTGCTGCAGGGCCTCGGGGTAACCGGCTAGGTACTTCAGGGCGGTCATGGACGACGGTTGGGGCTGGGCGGGCAGACCAGTATGATGGCCTCCGGAATCCCGCAACAACAGATGCAAGCGTATGGCGAAGGCAAATCCCCTGCAGGAGCAGCTGCTCAAGGCCGGGCTGGTCAAGAAATCCCAGGTCTCCCAGGCCGCCCGTGAACAGGTGAAAGCCCGCCACGGCAAGGCCCCGGTCGCGCCCAGCGAAAGCCAGCGCGAGGCCGAGCGCCTGCGTGCGGAAAAAGCCGAGCGTGATCGCGCGCTGGAAGCCGAGCGCAAGGCCAAGGCCCACGCGCAGGAGCTGCTGGCCCAGGTCCGCCAGATCATCGAGGCGCACAAGGTCAAGCGTGAGGGCGAGAGCGAATACCGCTTCAACGACGGCACCGTGATCCGCACCCTGCTGGTCAACAACGTGCTGCGCCGGCAGCTGGCCTCGGGCAGCCTGGTGATTGCCCGCCACGGCGAGGGCTTCGAACTGCTGCCGCGTGCGGCGGCCGAGAAGGTCCGCGAGCGCGACGCGAGCGTGATCGTGCTCGACAACAGCCAGCCCGGCAGCGAGCCGAGCACCGGCAATGCCGAGGATGATGCGTACTACGCCCAGTTCCAGGTGCCCGACGACCTGGTCTGGTAAGCGCTGCCTGAAGCATTCACCCGGCGCCGTGCGCGTTCAGCCCCACGTCGGCTGGCCGCGCCGGGCCGGGTCTATGCTGGTGGCCTGACACCGGCATGGGAGACACATCATGGCGACAGGTTGGGCAGGCGACGGCGCGGTGCAGGACCAGATCGACGCCACCGTTGACGACGCCATCCAGCGCGCCCGCGCGCAGCTCAAACAGGGCCCCGGGCTGACCCACTGCGAACACTGTGACGCGCCCATTCCCGAGGCGCGGCGCAAGGCCGTGCCCGGCGTGCGGCTGTGTGTGCGCTGCCAGGAAGAAGACGACGCGGCCCAGCACGAAAACGGCGGCTACAACCGCCGCGGCAGCAAGGACAGCCAGCTGCGCTGACGCGTGCGGGTCGTTCTCCTGTCGTGCGTCGCGGGAGGCGTGAACGGTGCTGCGCCGACCTCGATGGACGGCAGCCCTATGCGTGGTTGAGATCACCGCGACGCGCCATACTGGTGCGAGATAGCACCCTCTACCAGGCGCAGGCGGATGACCACCGGGCATGAAGACGAGCCTCTCCATCGATTGTCGTCATGGATTGGAACCGAGGACTCGAACTGGACCCACTACAGCAGCGAACTAGTCGCAAAGACAGTGCTGGTGGATTTCAGGGACCGGCAATGGGACCAGTTGCAGAGTGAGATATTGAATCAGCCTGAGTACTGGCAGCACCGTTGCGCAGTAGCGCTGGGGCAAGACAGGACGGAGCGCGCCATCGACATCATGAAGCTGCTGCTCGTTCATTCGCAGCATCGAAACGTGAGGGTAGAGGCGGTTTACGAACTGGACTGGGCCGAAGTAGCCCTGGAGAGCGACTATGGGCCGCTGATTCGGGCTCTTATCGCATCCACCCCGCTGGATGAGATCGAGCCTGAGTTCTATAGCCTGCTGGCAAAAGCCGATGCAGCAAAGCACTGAGTGACGTCGCACAGCGGGGCAGCTCGACCCGGCGTATGCCTCCATCGCTCATGGAGGCGGCGGCTGGGCCCTGTTGGATGCCCACGAAAGTGCGACGCCCTCAACCGTCCCCCTGAATCCCGCCCGGTGCCTGCGACGGATCACGCCAGCGGCGCACGGTGCGCTGGAAGAACATGTTGTTGGGAATCTGCAGCACGGTCCCCTCGTGGTGACCGTCGGTTTCCTGCAGCGTGGTGTAGATCAGGTTCACGTCGATCACGCGGCCCTTCAACCCCGGCTTCTCGCCGTTCTCCAGCAGCTCGATGTAGTCGTGCAGGCGGAACGGGCGCGTGGTGAAGATCAGCAGCGTGCAGAAGATGTT
This is a stretch of genomic DNA from Stenotrophomonas rhizophila. It encodes these proteins:
- a CDS encoding Glu/Leu/Phe/Val dehydrogenase dimerization domain-containing protein, yielding MLFETLETSGHEQVVFCHNRDAGLRAIIAIHNTTLGPALGGVRMRPYASTDDALADALRLSRTMTYKNALAGLNVGGGKAVIIGDPRQDKSEVLFRAFGRYVDSLGGRYITAEDVGTDVNDMENIYLESEYVTGVHQVHGGSGDPAPFTAYGALQALMASMQHKLGHEEVGKTSIAVQGLGHIGMELVKLLRDRGAKLFVTDLDSARVERAVTEYGAEAVKPDDIYDVNADVFAPCALEGAINPQTLARLKCKIVCGTANNQLSSLEVGDELHARGILYAPDYAVNAGGVMNVSLEIDGYNRERAMRLIRSIYHNLGRIFALSQQEGIAPQRAADKIAETRIHSIGKLKMPLGRATPRLGTLRGN
- a CDS encoding HDOD domain-containing protein; translated protein: MNVIVAAGLAGAVALGVAVTWQRRWRASAPAGAARARAPVTLPTAQPGTVTATAPAEALQAGLHALALVRRSGDTAADDRHHDGALHAAVVAALEQRDWSARQLPRRPQLLPQLIQTVNDSDASARAMAAIIGQDPVLTGNLLRIANSPVYRLQSKPVDSLQRAVTLVGTEGIRLIISAVLVQPVMQVHCEAFPQFGTVIWEHALLASRAAADHARLVTHEDAFAAQWLGLTQGLGAALVMRQLLDACAAQDGALPSRALAMQLLDAWTLPVAGRIAAAWELPGAVHEALLRDAGTAEGGLSASLRFARAAAAASLLCRHGRIGQAQALAILEQQHGTPPHALQWIWRRLHGRAVETLDADEAEA
- a CDS encoding autotransporter serine protease produces the protein MNKAAVGRSVLVTAMAAVLGACGGGGGGNNVRVDPPPVSPPPTTPPTTPPVTPPTPQQPAFDAHLAITQAGAARTAGLDGTGVRIGVVDSGVMRNHPTLAGRVLANYTYIDPRTNNLNVDDVVGHGTAVAELAAGKALGSWPGGIAPGAQIVSARIIADQRPTDDGSGSGNEVNGALGLDQVHQDLISQGVKVMNNSWGGLYWTNPAATAPIAQEYRPFIIANGGLVVFATGNESKPNPSSMAALPSQAGPGGTLPAADLERGWLSVTAVDSTDPSKLASYANACGVAARYCLAAPGAAVYVDPASTSATPNYLWNYGTSFAAPLVSGAAALVWQKYPYFSNDLVRQTLLGTATDLGASGVDSTFGYGLLNIAKAINGPGRLDWGNTTVNVNQAGLNSVWSNSITGSGGLIKQGVGALGLSGTNTYTGATRIEQGTLALRDGGSITSNVLVVAQGGSPNNAALQFMTGTSRVKGDVDNGASVIVRDANSSATIEGNYTQRAGAQLMIALGAGPLNVTGSAALAGNVHVSSIVSGYVPANGRTQTVLQVGQGISGQFDGVTHSLAQATLLQMSLQQSATTVTLTTDQINITSASLSAGVGGAALASAARVETAFEVLDGGSMAGSAFANGAGQLQQVQGNQALQASLDSLSGKAHALATAATFDSVDLNRRALSARFGQVQGAPRLRGAWQNQLGEVGQGSFSASGADTRGWMMGQDMAFGSNGVLGFAFGETRTHNSRDWGSDRGRDRQSQAQVYAGWGTGRAYALGQLGAGQFTREIDRQLLLGAGQYGVNARYGGQFTASSVETGYRLGDGRASLTPYLGADYARVDSDRFSEQGGLGFGLRTQGGVSTRSQALAGVRAERQWGSWALRGYAEWQQLLSSDGLVQDASFVGVDAWAPMAGLQPARSGGLFGLSVESWLTRNTRVAFGYDQRFGPRGDLSQVALRYSAAF
- a CDS encoding thiolase family protein, with protein sequence MSNIVIAAAKRTAIGSFLGQFTGVPTPTLGASAIAAALQQSGIAAGDVSEVIMGCVLPANLGQAPARQAAIAAGIPVSTGATTLNKVCGSGMKAIMLGHDLIKAGSASIVVAGGMESMSNAPHLLPNSRTGNRFGNFQAVDHMAHDGLVNAYDGKAMGEFAECTVDKYQFSREEQDAFAIESVRRAQAAQAAGAFDDEIVAVKVAGRKGEVEFSQDEQPSRSDIAKIPTLRPAFKKDGTVTAASSSSISDGAAALVLLGEEDAAARGVTPLARIVAHATHSQEPEWFTTAPIGALHKVLEKAGWSLDQVDLFEINEAFAVVAMAPIRELGIPHEKVNVNGGACALGHPIGASGARLVVTLVNALRTRGGKRGIATLCIGGGEATAIAIELI